The following coding sequences lie in one Periophthalmus magnuspinnatus isolate fPerMag1 chromosome 24, fPerMag1.2.pri, whole genome shotgun sequence genomic window:
- the sash1a gene encoding SAM and SH3 domain-containing protein 1a isoform X3 — MEGDQGTITSTEEARNDGTSAAASDSFSQLWTDVMGMLDGSLGNIDDLAQEYAEYYNTCFSDVSDRMEELRKRRVSQELDMEKQDSSTTSLQLRSEIQESLGFSSQLSTPETDRKMPLHKSSSEDGSGGKWDNKKKNKSFWQNFRKSQHKPVVRQASKGEDIGYVASEITMSDEERIQLMMMVKEKMITVEEALARLKEYERNKQSGSHDTAEGTEGSTAPALNQSSTCDSREQSDDEQSEDSVKFKRLHKLVNSTRRVRKKLIKVEDGKKHGSEDFLNLESTPTCEDNTALYTGVLKKPPPSQDASLPSLLQDQLSLDGDSDSLTTSPSSSSLDTWSGHRLVKTFSKSSSTHGLIRPPRRTPLGSGGLGSISGVGGSGSSFSELDGCGLDDEGKLSRSTTDGEMRKALSSISHGRTCSFGGFDLSNRSLHVVNNAAPDGNNKDQEAIYREVVKSPTTSRISLGKKVKSVKETMRKRMSKKYSSSLSEQSSPDGAPGSPQSPQPDTDSLEKPKLKAGGSVESLRSSLSGQSSMSGQTVSTTDSSASNRESVKSEDGDDEEPPYRGPFCGRARVHTDFTPSPYDTDSLKLKRGDVIDIISKPPMGTWMGLLNNKVGTFKFIYVDVLSEEEEKPKRPVRRRRKGRTPKPTSVEELLERINLKEHMPTFLFNGYEDLDTFKLLEEEDLDELNIRDPQHRAVLLTAVELLQEYDSSSDPERGGLCGSQEKLLSEGCSLVGDSPRDSGCYESNENLENGKSRKTSRSSRSSGGLQSPDYPTLPMTISTEALQQNSNHQRTKFPKNLFSKHSLKGFNLLGLRRSQRRSPIPSSRSCEDLDGHSQHQGPWKRSHSLGDIRFEQSSAEFKATLEKARLNSPKKQNGTPLSPKSRPPVPSQLTLRPSCSTPNSPTVPELLSSPPTSPPESTGEKPIPKTHPKKPPVPPPVPAKKSRERLANGLRHVPLSLPSSPSPTHSLNRSHPSSPVIRSTNSSPGPPPPPLPAKTPSNSTPASPCYSSSASSVGEESGNSVQPPWFSDLGGKVAVARKVSHSKMSPDLLTILEQRLEVEGIDLTEEPYSDKHGRCGIPQLLVQRYSEEVEQPLKDVTSSLDQLRVRELRKQHRMAIPSGGQTEISRKLFPVGHISSVSDWLVSIGLPMYTAPLAAAGILTLQQVTSLTENSVWEAGIRDERHVRRLVHESRLVSPNGGS; from the exons GATGGTTCACTGGGAAACATAGATGACCTTGCTCAAGAGTACGCAGAGTACTACAACACCTGTTTCAGCGACGTCAGCGACCGTATGGAAGAGCTGCGCAAACGAAGAGTCTCACAAGAACTAGATATG GAGAAACAGGATTCAAGCACCACTTCCCTGCAGCTACGCTCTGAGATCCAA GAGTCACTGGGCTTCAGCAGTCAACTCTCCACTCCAGAAACTGACCGAAA gatGCCACTGCACAAGTCCAGTTCAGAAGATGGATCTGGAG GTAAATGGGAcaacaagaagaaaaacaaatcattttggCAGAACTTTCGCAAGTCCCAGCACAAACCTGTCGTCCGTCAGGCATCTAAAG GAGAGGACATTGGTTACGTGGCGAGCGAGATCACCATGAGCGATGAGGAGCGCATCCAGCTCATGATGATGGTGAAAGAGAAGATGATTACCGTAGAAGAAGCGCTGGCTCGG CTGAAGGAGTATGAGCGCAACAAACAGTCCGGCAGCCATGACACTGCCGAGGGGACTGAGGGATCTACAGCACCTGCTCTTAACCAGTCCTCCACCTGTGAT TCTCGAGAGCAGTCAGATGATGAGCAGTCAGAAGACTCGGTGAAGTTCAAACGGCTTCACAAGCTCGTAAACTCCACACGCCGAGTCAGGAAAAAACTCATCAAAGTCGAAGATGGAAAGAAACatggatctgaag atttCCTGAATCTAGAGTCGACACCCACATGTGAGGACAACACAGCCCTATACACTGGGGTCTTAAAGAAGCCCCCTCCCTCCCAGGACGCCTCTCTGCCCTCACTTCTGCAGGACCAGCTGTCCCTGGATGGGGACTCAGACAGTTTGACCACCTCCCCTTCATCCAGCAGCCTGGACACCTGGTCAGGGCACAGGCTTGTTAAGACCTTCAGTAAGTCTTCCAGCACCCACGGGCTCATCCGGCCCCCTCGGAGGACCCCTTTGGGCTCTGGGGGCCTAGGCTCCATCTCGGGTGTGGGAGGCAGCGGCTCGTCTTTCTCCGAGCTGGATGGCTGTGGCCTGGACGACGAGGGGAAACTGTCTCGCTCCACCACGGATGGAGAGATGAGGAAGGCTCTCAGCTCCATCTCCCATGGG AGAACATGCAGCTTCGGAGGGTTTGACCTGTCCAACCGCTCGCTCCATGTGGTCAACAACGCCGCCCCCGATGGCAAC AATAAAGACCAGGAGGCCATTTATAGGGAAGTGGTCAAGTCCCCCACCACGTCTCGCATTTCACTGGGGAAGAAGGTCAAATCGGTTAAAGAGACCATGAGGAAACGGATGTCCAAGAAGTATAGCAGTTCTTTGTCTGAGCAG TCCAGTCCGGATGGTGCTCCTGGCTCCCCTCAGTCTCCTCAACCTGATACAGATTCTCTCGAGAAGCCCAAGCTCAAAGCAGGAGGATCAGTGGAGAGTCTGCGAAGTTCACTCAGCGGACAGAGTTCAATGA GTGGTCAGACAGTGAGCACCACAGACTCGTCAGCCAGTAACAGAGAGAGTGTGAAGTCTGAAGACGGTGATGATGAAGAGCCGCCGTACAGAGGGCCCTTCTGTGGGAGAGCACGGGTCCACACCGACTTCACCCCCAGCCCCTATGATACCGACTCACTCAAACTCAAG CGCGGTGACGTGATCGACATTATTAGTAAGCCACCCATGGGAACGTGGATGGGGCTCCTCAATAATAAAGTTGGCACCTTCAAGTTCATCTACGTGGACGTCCtaagtgaggaagaggagaagccCAAGCGcccagtgaggaggaggaggaagggccGCACTCCCAAACCCACCTCTGTGGAGGAGCTGCTGGAGAGGATCAACCTCAAG GAGCACATGCCCACTTTCCTGTTTAACGGTTATGAAGACCTGGACACATTTAAACTGTTGGAGGAAGAGGACCTGGATGAGCTGAACATCAGAGACCCTCAGCACAGAGCCGTGCTGCTGACGGCTGTGGAGCTACTGCAGGAATACGACA GCAGCAGTGACCCGGAGCGCGGGGGCCTGTGTGGTTCCCAGGAGAAGTTGCTGTCGGAGGGCTGCAGTCTGGTGGGAGACTCCCCTCGGGACTCTGGCTGCTACGAGAGCAATGAGAACCTGGAGAATG GTAAAAGCAGAAAAACGTCCCGTTCTAGTCGCTCCTCTGGGGGTCTCCAGTCTCCGGACTACCCCACTCTTCCCATGACCATCTCCACTGAGGCTCTGCAACAGAACAGCAACCACCAACGCACAAAATTCCCTAAAAACCTCTTTTCCAAGCACTCTCTGAAGGGATTCAACCTACTCGGACTGCGCAGATCCCAAAGACGCTCCCCCATTCCGTCTAGCCGCAGTTGCGAAGACTTGGATGGACATTCTCAACACCAGGGCCCATGGAAGAGGTCCCATTCACTAGGGGATATCCGGTTTGAGCAATCTAGTGCAGAGTTCAAAGCAACACTGGAGAAAGCTAGATTAAACAGCCCCAAAAAGCAAAATGGAACGCCGCTAAGTCCGAAATCAAGACCGCCAGTGCCCTCTCAGCTGACACTTAGACCCTCCTGTTCCACCCCAAATTCACCAACTGTTCCTGAACTCCTGTCTAGCCCCCCCACAAGCCCACCCGAATCGACCGGAGAAAAGCCCATTCCGAAAACGCATCCCAAAAAGCCTCCCGTACCTCCACCTGTCCCGGCTAAGAAGTCTCGGGAGCGCCTAGCCAACGGTCTCCGCCAcgttcccctctccctcccctcctcaccATCCCCCACCCACTCACTAAACAGGTCCCACCCGAGTAGTCCAGTGATTCGAAGTACCAACAGCAGCCCGGGACCCCCACCTCCTCCGCTCCCAGCTAAGACCCCGTCAAACAGCACTCCGGCTAGCCCGTGCTACTCCTCGTCTGCCTCCTCAGTGGGGGAGGAATCGGGTAATTCTGTGCAACCCCCATGGTTTTCAGACCTGGGGGGCAAGGTGGCAGTGGCCAGGAAAGTGTCCCATTCCAAGATGAGTCCAGATCTGCTAACCATCCTGGAGCAGCggctggaggtggagggcaTTGATTTGACAGAGGAGCCCTATTCAGATAAG cacgGGCGCTGTGGCATTCCTCAGCTGTTGGTGCAGCGTTACTCGGAGGAGGTGGAACAGCCGCTGAAGGACGTGACCTCCTCTCTGGACCAGCTCCGGGTCAGAGAGCTGCGTAAACAGCACCGCATGGCT ATCCCATCTGGAGGTCAGACAGAGATATCTCGCAAGCTCTTTCCCGTGGGTCACATCAGctctgtctctgattggctggtgtCCATCGGCCTGCCCATGTACACCGCCCCGTTGGCTGCTGCGGGCATCCTCACTCTGCAGCAGGTCACGTCACTGACGGAGAACAGCGTTTGGGAGGCAGGCATCCGGGACGAGAGACATGTCCGTAGACTGGTGCACGAGTCGCGCCTGGTCAGCCCAAACGGGGGGTCCTAA
- the sash1a gene encoding SAM and SH3 domain-containing protein 1a isoform X4, whose protein sequence is MEGDQGTITSTEEARNDGTSAAASDSFSQLWTDVMGMLDGSLGNIDDLAQEYAEYYNTCFSDVSDRMEELRKRRVSQELDMEKQDSSTTSLQLRSEIQESLGFSSQLSTPETDRKMPLHKSSSEDGSGGKWDNKKKNKSFWQNFRKSQHKPVVRQASKGEDIGYVASEITMSDEERIQLMMMVKEKMITVEEALARSREQSDDEQSEDSVKFKRLHKLVNSTRRVRKKLIKVEDGKKHGSEDFLNLESTPTCEDNTALYTGVLKKPPPSQDASLPSLLQDQLSLDGDSDSLTTSPSSSSLDTWSGHRLVKTFSKSSSTHGLIRPPRRTPLGSGGLGSISGVGGSGSSFSELDGCGLDDEGKLSRSTTDGEMRKALSSISHGRTCSFGGFDLSNRSLHVVNNAAPDGNNKDQEAIYREVVKSPTTSRISLGKKVKSVKETMRKRMSKKYSSSLSEQSSPDGAPGSPQSPQPDTDSLEKPKLKAGGSVESLRSSLSGQSSMSGQTVSTTDSSASNRESVKSEDGDDEEPPYRGPFCGRARVHTDFTPSPYDTDSLKLKRGDVIDIISKPPMGTWMGLLNNKVGTFKFIYVDVLSEEEEKPKRPVRRRRKGRTPKPTSVEELLERINLKEHMPTFLFNGYEDLDTFKLLEEEDLDELNIRDPQHRAVLLTAVELLQEYDSSSDPERGGLCGSQEKLLSEGCSLVGDSPRDSGCYESNENLENGKSRKTSRSSRSSGGLQSPDYPTLPMTISTEALQQNSNHQRTKFPKNLFSKHSLKGFNLLGLRRSQRRSPIPSSRSCEDLDGHSQHQGPWKRSHSLGDIRFEQSSAEFKATLEKARLNSPKKQNGTPLSPKSRPPVPSQLTLRPSCSTPNSPTVPELLSSPPTSPPESTGEKPIPKTHPKKPPVPPPVPAKKSRERLANGLRHVPLSLPSSPSPTHSLNRSHPSSPVIRSTNSSPGPPPPPLPAKTPSNSTPASPCYSSSASSVGEESGNSVQPPWFSDLGGKVAVARKVSHSKMSPDLLTILEQRLEVEGIDLTEEPYSDKHGRCGIPQLLVQRYSEEVEQPLKDVTSSLDQLRVRELRKQHRMAIPSGGQTEISRKLFPVGHISSVSDWLVSIGLPMYTAPLAAAGILTLQQVTSLTENSVWEAGIRDERHVRRLVHESRLVSPNGGS, encoded by the exons GATGGTTCACTGGGAAACATAGATGACCTTGCTCAAGAGTACGCAGAGTACTACAACACCTGTTTCAGCGACGTCAGCGACCGTATGGAAGAGCTGCGCAAACGAAGAGTCTCACAAGAACTAGATATG GAGAAACAGGATTCAAGCACCACTTCCCTGCAGCTACGCTCTGAGATCCAA GAGTCACTGGGCTTCAGCAGTCAACTCTCCACTCCAGAAACTGACCGAAA gatGCCACTGCACAAGTCCAGTTCAGAAGATGGATCTGGAG GTAAATGGGAcaacaagaagaaaaacaaatcattttggCAGAACTTTCGCAAGTCCCAGCACAAACCTGTCGTCCGTCAGGCATCTAAAG GAGAGGACATTGGTTACGTGGCGAGCGAGATCACCATGAGCGATGAGGAGCGCATCCAGCTCATGATGATGGTGAAAGAGAAGATGATTACCGTAGAAGAAGCGCTGGCTCGG TCTCGAGAGCAGTCAGATGATGAGCAGTCAGAAGACTCGGTGAAGTTCAAACGGCTTCACAAGCTCGTAAACTCCACACGCCGAGTCAGGAAAAAACTCATCAAAGTCGAAGATGGAAAGAAACatggatctgaag atttCCTGAATCTAGAGTCGACACCCACATGTGAGGACAACACAGCCCTATACACTGGGGTCTTAAAGAAGCCCCCTCCCTCCCAGGACGCCTCTCTGCCCTCACTTCTGCAGGACCAGCTGTCCCTGGATGGGGACTCAGACAGTTTGACCACCTCCCCTTCATCCAGCAGCCTGGACACCTGGTCAGGGCACAGGCTTGTTAAGACCTTCAGTAAGTCTTCCAGCACCCACGGGCTCATCCGGCCCCCTCGGAGGACCCCTTTGGGCTCTGGGGGCCTAGGCTCCATCTCGGGTGTGGGAGGCAGCGGCTCGTCTTTCTCCGAGCTGGATGGCTGTGGCCTGGACGACGAGGGGAAACTGTCTCGCTCCACCACGGATGGAGAGATGAGGAAGGCTCTCAGCTCCATCTCCCATGGG AGAACATGCAGCTTCGGAGGGTTTGACCTGTCCAACCGCTCGCTCCATGTGGTCAACAACGCCGCCCCCGATGGCAAC AATAAAGACCAGGAGGCCATTTATAGGGAAGTGGTCAAGTCCCCCACCACGTCTCGCATTTCACTGGGGAAGAAGGTCAAATCGGTTAAAGAGACCATGAGGAAACGGATGTCCAAGAAGTATAGCAGTTCTTTGTCTGAGCAG TCCAGTCCGGATGGTGCTCCTGGCTCCCCTCAGTCTCCTCAACCTGATACAGATTCTCTCGAGAAGCCCAAGCTCAAAGCAGGAGGATCAGTGGAGAGTCTGCGAAGTTCACTCAGCGGACAGAGTTCAATGA GTGGTCAGACAGTGAGCACCACAGACTCGTCAGCCAGTAACAGAGAGAGTGTGAAGTCTGAAGACGGTGATGATGAAGAGCCGCCGTACAGAGGGCCCTTCTGTGGGAGAGCACGGGTCCACACCGACTTCACCCCCAGCCCCTATGATACCGACTCACTCAAACTCAAG CGCGGTGACGTGATCGACATTATTAGTAAGCCACCCATGGGAACGTGGATGGGGCTCCTCAATAATAAAGTTGGCACCTTCAAGTTCATCTACGTGGACGTCCtaagtgaggaagaggagaagccCAAGCGcccagtgaggaggaggaggaagggccGCACTCCCAAACCCACCTCTGTGGAGGAGCTGCTGGAGAGGATCAACCTCAAG GAGCACATGCCCACTTTCCTGTTTAACGGTTATGAAGACCTGGACACATTTAAACTGTTGGAGGAAGAGGACCTGGATGAGCTGAACATCAGAGACCCTCAGCACAGAGCCGTGCTGCTGACGGCTGTGGAGCTACTGCAGGAATACGACA GCAGCAGTGACCCGGAGCGCGGGGGCCTGTGTGGTTCCCAGGAGAAGTTGCTGTCGGAGGGCTGCAGTCTGGTGGGAGACTCCCCTCGGGACTCTGGCTGCTACGAGAGCAATGAGAACCTGGAGAATG GTAAAAGCAGAAAAACGTCCCGTTCTAGTCGCTCCTCTGGGGGTCTCCAGTCTCCGGACTACCCCACTCTTCCCATGACCATCTCCACTGAGGCTCTGCAACAGAACAGCAACCACCAACGCACAAAATTCCCTAAAAACCTCTTTTCCAAGCACTCTCTGAAGGGATTCAACCTACTCGGACTGCGCAGATCCCAAAGACGCTCCCCCATTCCGTCTAGCCGCAGTTGCGAAGACTTGGATGGACATTCTCAACACCAGGGCCCATGGAAGAGGTCCCATTCACTAGGGGATATCCGGTTTGAGCAATCTAGTGCAGAGTTCAAAGCAACACTGGAGAAAGCTAGATTAAACAGCCCCAAAAAGCAAAATGGAACGCCGCTAAGTCCGAAATCAAGACCGCCAGTGCCCTCTCAGCTGACACTTAGACCCTCCTGTTCCACCCCAAATTCACCAACTGTTCCTGAACTCCTGTCTAGCCCCCCCACAAGCCCACCCGAATCGACCGGAGAAAAGCCCATTCCGAAAACGCATCCCAAAAAGCCTCCCGTACCTCCACCTGTCCCGGCTAAGAAGTCTCGGGAGCGCCTAGCCAACGGTCTCCGCCAcgttcccctctccctcccctcctcaccATCCCCCACCCACTCACTAAACAGGTCCCACCCGAGTAGTCCAGTGATTCGAAGTACCAACAGCAGCCCGGGACCCCCACCTCCTCCGCTCCCAGCTAAGACCCCGTCAAACAGCACTCCGGCTAGCCCGTGCTACTCCTCGTCTGCCTCCTCAGTGGGGGAGGAATCGGGTAATTCTGTGCAACCCCCATGGTTTTCAGACCTGGGGGGCAAGGTGGCAGTGGCCAGGAAAGTGTCCCATTCCAAGATGAGTCCAGATCTGCTAACCATCCTGGAGCAGCggctggaggtggagggcaTTGATTTGACAGAGGAGCCCTATTCAGATAAG cacgGGCGCTGTGGCATTCCTCAGCTGTTGGTGCAGCGTTACTCGGAGGAGGTGGAACAGCCGCTGAAGGACGTGACCTCCTCTCTGGACCAGCTCCGGGTCAGAGAGCTGCGTAAACAGCACCGCATGGCT ATCCCATCTGGAGGTCAGACAGAGATATCTCGCAAGCTCTTTCCCGTGGGTCACATCAGctctgtctctgattggctggtgtCCATCGGCCTGCCCATGTACACCGCCCCGTTGGCTGCTGCGGGCATCCTCACTCTGCAGCAGGTCACGTCACTGACGGAGAACAGCGTTTGGGAGGCAGGCATCCGGGACGAGAGACATGTCCGTAGACTGGTGCACGAGTCGCGCCTGGTCAGCCCAAACGGGGGGTCCTAA